ACATTCACATAGTTCTTCGTGCGGAATTTCGCTCTACGGGCTGGCACCGAACATATTCAACCGTCACGGCAAGAACATCCCCTGTCGATTTGGCGGTAAACTTTTCCCTGTAAGGATGGCGACGGTTACGCGTCTATCTCTTGAACACAAGGGCGACGCTGCAGTTTTCCTCAAAGGCGATTTAGCTCCGATCCTGGTTTTCCACCAACGATGCCATTCACCACGCGGTGGCCTCCGGTTCTCCAGCAGATGGCTCGCGATTGCGCTCAGGCAGGTTTGCCGCAAGACAAACCGCAAATCGACCGGCAGCCACCCCCAGTTCGCTCACCCCTGTTTTTCAAGCAAAGGAAAGATCTACGATGCCACGTCTAAAAACAATTGGCCCCAACGAAGCTCAGCCACCGTTGAAGGCAATCTACGACGATTTGACATCCCAGATGGGAAAGGTCGTCAACATTTTTCAAGGCATGGGAAACAGCCCCGCCGCCTTAAAAGCTTATCTGTCGATGTCCGCTGCGCTGGCCGAAGGCGATCTCTCGCCGGAGGATCGCGAGATCATCTACCTGGCGGTCAGCGAACAGAACGGATGCCATTACTGCGTCTCGGCGCATGCGATGTTGGCCAAGCGGGTTGGTTTAGCCGACGACGCGATCCGCGCCGCGCGGCAGTTCCAATCAAGCGACCCCAAGCACGAAGCGTTACTTACCTTCGTCCGCCGCGTGATCGCCAGCAGGGGATTTGTCAG
Above is a genomic segment from Rosistilla ulvae containing:
- a CDS encoding carboxymuconolactone decarboxylase family protein — protein: MPRLKTIGPNEAQPPLKAIYDDLTSQMGKVVNIFQGMGNSPAALKAYLSMSAALAEGDLSPEDREIIYLAVSEQNGCHYCVSAHAMLAKRVGLADDAIRAARQFQSSDPKHEALLTFVRRVIASRGFVSDEELQGVKSAGYSDGQIAEAVGYIGLATFSNLFNHVNGTELDFPAAEQL